Proteins encoded by one window of Scatophagus argus isolate fScaArg1 chromosome 8, fScaArg1.pri, whole genome shotgun sequence:
- the si:dkey-205h13.2 gene encoding cell migration-inducing and hyaluronan-binding protein, producing the protein MEAQTVSGVKSQHTGNTFHVHSASEGLLCLNSEQKWKQCEDYKVKFTCTGQFCSECRTRWFDHDDPTGNGDYEVLTDLLNIYPREICPHPIAIEVESISGEPASNTSDTLLSYDATYGFACVNADQGSRSCEDYRVRFTCPEEFCQVSEQCRTQWMSGDNPSEEGDVESLVQLLKTFPGQVCRNPISIEAKTASGISATQTGDTYLSYDVAFGFACINEKQRDKQCEDYQVILTCPSDFCQGKFSCR; encoded by the exons ATGGAGGCTCAGACGGTTTCTGGGGTCAAGTCGCAGCACACCGGGAACACCTTCCACGT TCACAGCGCGTCAGAAGGCCTTTTGTGCCTTAACTCCGAACAGAAATGGAAACAGTGTGAAGATTACAAGGTCAAGTTCACCTGCACGGGGCAGTTCTGCTCAG agTGTAGGACGCGCTGGTTTGATCACGATGACCCGACCGGAAATGGAGACTATGAGGTCCTTACTGACCTCTTAAACATATATCCAAGAGAAATCTGCCCTCACCCAATAGCCATCGAGGTGGAGAGCATTTCCGGGGAACCTGCCTCCAACACCTCCGATACTTTACTAAG TTATGATGCCACCTATGGGTTCGCCTGTGTAAATGCAGACCAGGGGAGCAGGAGCTGTGAAGATTACCGGGTCAGATTTACGTGTCCAGAAGAGTTCTGTCAAG TGTCAGAGCAGTGTCGAACACAGTGGATGAGCGGCGATAACCCGTCAGAGGAGGGTGATGTCGAGTCCCTGGTTCAGCTGCTGAAAACTTTCCCCGGTCAAGTCTGTAGAAACCCGATCAGCATTGAGGCCAAGACAGCGAGTGGAATATCTGCCACGCAGACCGGAGACACCTACCTGTC CTATGACGTAGCGTTTGGGTTTGCATGCATCAATGAGAAGCAGAGGGATAAACAATGTGAGGACTATCAAGTCATACTGACGTGTCCCTCAGATTTCTGTCAGGGTAAGTTTTCATGCAGGTAA
- the LOC124063847 gene encoding trypsin I-P1-like, translated as MDWDVTYCVWKLLSVVVCALQIRSVNMAPLQMVTVLLLLAVSVSETSTTRIIGGQEVLPFSIKYQASLQSGKDHYCGGTLVHPQWVVSAAHCWIPSSIMKVVLSEHNLEKEEGYEQVFNVSKIFVHNFNYKTFNNDIMLIKLSEPALLNANVQPAALPDDSTPPLFYDTCTVSGWGVTQIYSSYLSPVLRAVDVKIIPYCSYYYWGMITSNMLCAGSPMGGKDSCQGDSGGPLICNNYLEGIVSWGISCASPYFPGVYTRVRSYVSWINWIINNNAP; from the exons ATGGACTGGGACGTGACATACTGTGTCTGGAAGCTGCtaagtgttgttgtttgtgcattACAGATAAGAAGTGTAAACATGGCTCCACTGCAAATGGTTACTGTACTGTTGCTTTTGGCTGTTTCAGTATCAG AGACATCCACAACCAGGATCATCGGGGGTCAGGAGGTCCTGCCTTTCTCGATCAAGTATCAGGCGTCTCTGCAGTCCGGCAAGGATCACTACTGTGGAGGAACATTAGTGCACCCTCAGTGGGTGGTGTCTGCTGCCCACTGCTGGATACC GAGCAGCATAATGAAGGTGGTGTTAAGTGAGCACAACctggagaaagaagaaggcTATGAACAGGTCTTTAACGTCTCAAAGATATTTGTCCACAACTTTAACTACAAGACATTCAACAATGACATCATGCTCATCAAG CTGAGCGAGCCGGCGCTGCTGAACGCCAACGTCCAGCCGGCCGCTCTGCCCGATGACAGCACGCCTCCACTTTTTTATGACACCTGCACAGTGAGCGGCTGGGGTGTGACACAGATTTACAGTTCCTACCTGTCCCCTGTGCTACGTGCTGTGGATGTGAAAATAATCCCTTACTGCAGTTATTACTACTGGGGGATGATCACCTCAAACATGCTGTGTGCTGGATCTCCGATGGGTGGCAAAGATTCCTGCCAG GGTGATTCTGGTGGTCCACTTATCTGCAATAACTACCTCGAGGGCATCGTCTCCTGGGGCATCAGCTGCGCAAGCCCATACTTCCCTGGAGTCTACACCAGAGTGAGGAGCTACGTCAGCTGGATCAACTGGATTATCAACAATAACGCACCATGA